A stretch of the Synechocystis sp. PCC 7338 genome encodes the following:
- a CDS encoding glycosyltransferase family 4 protein: MPTSNTALSPAIFYESEGYRTSGSRLMGRHSAGEAFLRAVIQGTPPSNPIFGYCRDAESFGAFKADVLRHDPTSGDRLVQWLPRHQPEKLGNASILYLPGPGLLNEAQRRLGSGQEQSYSLCGITHTISSAGAMQSIRDLLIAPVHGWDAIICTSKAVKASLETIIAEQAEYLRVRLGARFCEMPQFPVIPLGVHCQDFQFTTAEKQTARARLGIAPEDVVVLFVGRLVFHAKAHPLPLYLALERAAAEKSVTLIECGWFPNEPVARSYDQARQLGAPNIGSIVLDGRQPSQRRDAWAAADIFTSLSDNIQESFGLTPIEAMAAGLPSVVSDWDGYKDTIRDGIDGFRIPTTMPSDGGDDFALRHLLDIDSYDFYIGHVSQTVAVDIEAAALAFHQLLRQPELRQRMGTAAKKQAQTVFDWSCIYGRYQELWHHLTEKRRQVSGDRQLPRGGAMIDPYKLFTNYPTNTMGNLQFALRENVTLAEIETIGQLESVKFASYVLPPMALVDQIVQNLNKSQPLSLEELQSFVSVPMATLEKAISWLLKYGLIKSELILRD, from the coding sequence ATGCCAACAAGCAATACTGCCCTGTCTCCGGCCATCTTCTATGAGTCAGAGGGTTATCGTACTAGCGGTTCCAGGTTGATGGGACGCCACTCCGCAGGTGAAGCGTTTTTGCGGGCCGTAATCCAGGGAACTCCCCCTAGTAATCCGATATTTGGCTATTGTCGAGATGCAGAAAGTTTTGGCGCTTTTAAGGCTGATGTTTTAAGACATGATCCGACCAGCGGCGATCGCCTTGTGCAGTGGCTACCTCGTCATCAGCCGGAAAAGTTGGGGAATGCATCAATACTTTATCTGCCAGGGCCAGGTCTGCTCAATGAAGCCCAGCGACGTTTGGGTAGTGGTCAAGAGCAGTCCTATAGTTTGTGTGGCATCACCCATACAATTTCATCCGCCGGGGCAATGCAGTCAATCCGAGATTTGTTAATTGCTCCGGTTCACGGCTGGGATGCGATTATTTGTACGTCTAAAGCTGTGAAAGCTAGTTTAGAAACTATCATCGCAGAACAAGCTGAGTATCTACGGGTTCGTTTGGGGGCACGTTTTTGTGAGATGCCTCAATTTCCAGTCATTCCCCTGGGGGTGCATTGCCAAGATTTTCAGTTTACAACGGCGGAAAAGCAGACTGCCCGTGCCCGTCTGGGAATTGCACCAGAGGATGTGGTGGTATTATTTGTGGGTCGATTAGTTTTCCATGCTAAAGCCCATCCCTTACCTTTGTATCTGGCCTTAGAACGGGCGGCAGCGGAAAAATCCGTTACCTTGATCGAATGTGGTTGGTTTCCCAATGAGCCGGTGGCCCGTAGTTATGATCAAGCCCGTCAGTTGGGTGCACCTAATATAGGCTCAATTGTGCTAGATGGTCGCCAACCGTCACAGCGTCGAGATGCCTGGGCGGCGGCGGATATCTTTACATCGCTATCGGACAATATTCAAGAAAGCTTTGGTTTAACGCCCATTGAGGCGATGGCCGCAGGTCTCCCCTCTGTAGTTAGTGACTGGGATGGCTACAAAGATACGATACGGGATGGGATCGATGGCTTTAGAATTCCCACAACCATGCCCTCTGATGGGGGTGATGATTTTGCACTACGTCATCTGTTAGATATTGATTCCTACGATTTTTACATTGGTCATGTCAGTCAGACTGTTGCGGTCGATATTGAGGCGGCGGCTCTAGCTTTTCACCAGCTTTTACGTCAACCGGAACTACGGCAGCGCATGGGGACAGCAGCGAAAAAACAGGCCCAAACGGTTTTTGATTGGTCTTGTATTTATGGTCGTTACCAGGAATTGTGGCACCATCTGACCGAGAAGCGTCGACAGGTCAGCGGCGATCGCCAGTTACCCCGAGGAGGAGCAATGATCGACCCTTATAAGTTATTCACCAACTACCCAACCAATACCATGGGTAATCTACAATTTGCCCTCAGGGAAAATGTAACGTTGGCAGAAATAGAGACAATTGGCCAATTAGAAAGTGTTAAATTCGCTAGCTATGTGTTGCCACCTATGGCATTGGTTGACCAAATTGTGCAAAATCTCAATAAATCCCAGCCTTTGTCTCTGGAAGAATTACAATCATTTGTGTCTGTGCCAATGGCTACCCTAGAAAAGGCCATCAGTTGGCTACTGAAATATGGCTTGATTAAATCTGAATTAATACTAAGGGATTAG
- a CDS encoding ABC-F family ATP-binding cassette domain-containing protein — MALITVQSLRKDFGIKEILRDATFNIEPGDRVGLIGVNGSGKSTLLKMIAGLEPFDGGEYWCNSSAKVVYLPQQPEMDGDRTVLEQVFVDSGEQWELVKQYELLSDKLAHQGSDEQLLNQLSALSAQMETSGAWELETQAKIVLTQLGVDHLDAKIADLSGGYRKRVAIAAALLSQPDVLLMDEPTNHLDAFSVEWLQSYLQRFRGALLLITHDRYFLDRVTNRILEIDQGELYSYNGNYGYYLTKKAEAEESEQSSQKKHRGVLRRELEWLKRGPKARSTKQKARIDRIQDMQETSFKTGPGKVDISTAGRRIGKKVVELENISKGFGDRQLIKDFSYIFTPVDRVGIVGKNGVGKSTLMNMITGRLEPDQGTVDIGSTIHFGYFDQHSDDLSLNPNQRVIDYLKSVAELVKTTDGEVITAGQMLERFLFPPNQQFAPIAKLSGGEKRRLFLLRVLMRAPNVLILDEPTNDLDVQTLAVLEDYLEDFNGCVIVVSHDRYFLDRTVETIFAFEEEGELRQYPGNYSLYLEYKKAEQVRANQEETESKKSQPPTSNSTTVKQDNGSKKLSYKEKREYEQLEQQIPQLEAEKAQLEAQLYQNSNGDFTELQNLTERLANLIESIDQKTERWLSLAERI, encoded by the coding sequence ATGGCTCTCATCACTGTCCAATCCCTCCGTAAAGATTTCGGCATTAAGGAAATTCTGCGGGACGCTACTTTCAACATCGAGCCAGGCGATCGGGTGGGGCTAATTGGGGTTAATGGCTCCGGTAAATCCACTCTGCTGAAAATGATTGCGGGGTTGGAACCTTTTGATGGGGGGGAATATTGGTGCAACAGCAGTGCCAAAGTGGTTTATCTGCCCCAACAACCAGAAATGGACGGCGATCGCACCGTGCTGGAACAGGTATTTGTGGACAGTGGGGAACAGTGGGAATTGGTTAAACAATATGAATTGCTTTCGGATAAATTAGCCCACCAGGGCAGTGACGAGCAATTGCTCAATCAACTGTCAGCCCTATCAGCTCAAATGGAAACCTCTGGGGCCTGGGAGTTGGAAACCCAAGCGAAAATTGTTCTGACCCAATTGGGGGTAGACCACCTCGATGCTAAAATTGCCGATCTCTCTGGGGGTTACCGCAAACGGGTGGCGATCGCCGCCGCATTACTGTCCCAGCCAGATGTGTTGCTGATGGACGAGCCCACTAACCATTTGGATGCTTTTTCGGTGGAATGGCTACAAAGTTACCTGCAACGGTTCCGGGGAGCATTGTTGCTGATTACCCACGACCGCTATTTTTTGGACCGGGTAACGAACCGCATTTTGGAAATTGATCAAGGAGAACTGTATAGCTACAACGGTAACTATGGTTATTATCTGACCAAAAAGGCGGAAGCAGAGGAATCGGAACAGAGCAGTCAGAAAAAACACCGGGGAGTGTTGCGGCGGGAATTGGAATGGTTAAAAAGAGGGCCCAAAGCCCGGAGCACTAAGCAAAAAGCCCGCATTGACCGCATTCAGGATATGCAGGAAACCAGCTTTAAAACAGGCCCAGGCAAGGTAGATATTAGCACCGCCGGACGACGCATTGGCAAAAAGGTGGTGGAACTGGAAAATATCAGCAAAGGCTTTGGTGATCGCCAATTGATTAAGGATTTTTCCTATATTTTTACCCCCGTGGATCGGGTCGGTATTGTGGGCAAAAATGGCGTGGGTAAATCCACTTTAATGAACATGATCACCGGCAGATTAGAGCCAGATCAGGGCACAGTGGACATTGGCAGTACCATTCATTTTGGCTATTTTGATCAACATTCCGATGATCTGAGTTTGAATCCCAACCAACGGGTAATTGATTACCTCAAAAGTGTGGCAGAATTGGTCAAAACCACCGACGGCGAAGTAATTACCGCTGGTCAAATGTTAGAACGGTTTCTGTTTCCCCCCAACCAACAATTTGCCCCCATTGCCAAATTATCTGGGGGAGAAAAGCGCCGTTTATTTTTGCTCCGGGTGTTGATGCGGGCCCCCAACGTTTTAATTTTGGACGAACCCACCAACGACTTGGATGTGCAAACCCTGGCGGTGCTGGAAGATTACCTCGAAGACTTTAACGGTTGCGTCATTGTGGTTTCCCATGATCGCTATTTTCTTGACCGGACAGTGGAAACAATTTTTGCCTTTGAGGAAGAAGGAGAACTACGGCAATATCCCGGCAATTATAGTTTGTATTTAGAATATAAAAAAGCAGAACAGGTTAGAGCAAACCAAGAAGAAACCGAATCGAAAAAATCCCAACCTCCGACTTCTAACTCCACCACCGTTAAGCAAGATAATGGCTCGAAAAAACTTTCCTATAAAGAAAAACGAGAATATGAACAACTAGAACAACAAATCCCCCAGTTAGAGGCGGAAAAAGCCCAACTGGAAGCCCAACTTTACCAGAATTCCAATGGCGACTTTACTGAGTTGCAAAACCTGACGGAACGCTTAGCTAACCTAATTGAAAGTATTGATCAAAAAACGGAGCGTTGGTTAAGTTTAGCTGAGAGAATTTAA
- a CDS encoding branched-chain amino acid ABC transporter permease — translation MDLSQLIFNGIAVGSIIALGAVGLTLTYGILRLSNFAHGDFMTLAAYLTWWANTSGINLWLSMALGCVGTIMAMFISEWLLWKPMRARRATATTLIIISIGLALFLRNGILLIWGGNNQNYRVPIVPAQDFMGIKFEYYRLLVIGLAIAAMVVLHLILQKTKVGKAMRAVADNVDLAKVSGINVEWVVMWTWVMTAVLTALGGSMYGLMTTLKPNMGWFLILPMFASVILGGIGNPYGAIAGGLIIGVAQEVSVPWFGTSYKMGVALLLMIIILFIRPQGLFKGTQ, via the coding sequence ATGGATCTATCACAGTTAATTTTTAATGGTATTGCGGTGGGAAGCATCATTGCCCTGGGGGCAGTGGGTTTGACCCTCACCTATGGCATTTTACGGCTGTCTAACTTTGCCCATGGCGATTTTATGACTTTGGCGGCCTATTTAACTTGGTGGGCCAACACCAGCGGCATTAATTTGTGGCTATCCATGGCTCTGGGTTGCGTCGGTACCATCATGGCCATGTTCATTAGTGAATGGTTGCTCTGGAAGCCCATGCGGGCTCGGCGGGCCACGGCAACGACGTTGATCATTATTTCCATTGGTCTAGCCCTATTTCTGCGTAACGGCATCCTCCTAATCTGGGGTGGCAATAATCAAAATTACCGAGTGCCCATTGTCCCTGCCCAGGATTTTATGGGCATTAAATTTGAGTATTACCGTTTGCTGGTCATTGGCCTGGCGATCGCCGCTATGGTGGTGTTGCACTTAATTTTGCAAAAGACCAAAGTGGGTAAGGCCATGCGGGCCGTGGCGGACAATGTGGATCTGGCCAAAGTATCCGGCATCAACGTGGAATGGGTAGTGATGTGGACTTGGGTAATGACCGCAGTGTTAACAGCCCTCGGAGGCTCCATGTATGGCCTAATGACCACCCTGAAACCAAATATGGGGTGGTTTTTGATTTTACCCATGTTTGCTTCGGTGATTCTGGGGGGCATTGGTAATCCCTACGGGGCGATCGCCGGAGGACTAATCATTGGCGTGGCCCAGGAAGTGAGCGTGCCTTGGTTTGGTACCAGCTACAAAATGGGGGTGGCGTTGCTATTGATGATCATCATTTTGTTTATCCGGCCCCAAGGTTTGTTTAAAGGCACTCAATAA
- a CDS encoding TlyA family RNA methyltransferase translates to MARLGKQRLDALLVEKGLCESRALAQRLIRAGEVKVNQQLVDKPGTLVTLDAEVELAQRPPYVSRGGEKLAKALTEFAIDVTGRICLDGGISTGGFTDCLLQRGAVKVYGVDVGYGQVAWKLRQDERVILRERANFRYLTPQDLYGDEPWPDLGVMDLSFISLTKVLEPLWSLLAPPREVVLLVKPQFEVGREKIGKKGVVRDAQAQAEAIDQVWRSGQSLGWQFNGLTFSPITGPAGNVEYLLWLSQTAVNTSAPTLAQLGEITQKALNSFKD, encoded by the coding sequence ATGGCCAGACTGGGAAAACAAAGGTTAGATGCTCTCCTGGTGGAAAAGGGCTTGTGTGAATCCCGGGCCCTGGCCCAGCGGTTAATCCGGGCGGGGGAAGTGAAAGTTAATCAACAATTGGTGGATAAACCGGGCACCCTGGTAACCCTTGATGCGGAAGTGGAATTAGCCCAAAGGCCTCCCTACGTTTCCCGGGGAGGGGAAAAGTTAGCCAAAGCTCTAACGGAATTTGCCATTGATGTGACCGGTCGCATTTGTCTCGATGGAGGCATTTCCACTGGTGGCTTTACGGACTGCCTACTGCAAAGAGGGGCGGTTAAGGTGTATGGCGTTGATGTGGGTTACGGCCAGGTGGCTTGGAAATTGCGCCAGGATGAACGGGTAATTTTGCGGGAGCGGGCTAATTTTCGTTACCTCACGCCCCAGGATTTGTATGGGGATGAACCCTGGCCTGACTTAGGGGTGATGGATTTGTCTTTTATTTCCCTTACCAAGGTGCTGGAACCCCTCTGGTCATTGTTAGCTCCCCCTAGGGAAGTGGTGTTATTAGTCAAACCCCAATTTGAAGTGGGCAGGGAAAAAATTGGTAAAAAGGGAGTGGTGCGGGATGCCCAAGCTCAGGCAGAGGCCATTGACCAAGTGTGGCGATCAGGGCAGAGCCTCGGTTGGCAGTTTAATGGTTTAACCTTTTCCCCCATCACCGGGCCAGCGGGCAATGTGGAATACCTGCTCTGGTTGAGTCAAACCGCTGTTAACACTTCTGCTCCAACATTGGCTCAGTTAGGAGAAATTACCCAAAAAGCGTTGAATTCTTTCAAGGATTGA
- a CDS encoding tetratricopeptide repeat protein, whose protein sequence is MANDNAKHIDKSNQRKLHRYSSNLVKKGLDLAGSLKSNANTPEAWRLKGNDIFRSGDLNEALICYKKALELNNKYSLAWNNRGSVLAGLNRHQEALKSFEMATIADPQNDLAWQNMAKVLGSKFQNYEEAINCFDKVIEIDDQNEQAWWLRGTDLEKLSRNEEAIISYKKAISINPKNWSPWLNLGNLFNKMQKYSDALECYESILNISKKDIEQNEILAKCYREEGILMLKGTVLVHLGRTEEALASYQKALQFIPNEYEALLSYLAGHQLFKLGQHKEAIDYFDKAISLDPSNSDALINKSRILLNLSNYGEAINCIQKVIEADPFNNKAYVVRGLIYFDLGNKVQATKDLENIDQSLREDFDVDKLLWIRGCAYFDIGNIERAVDDIDDALNINPNLVEALLSRSFIMQSLNHYKEAVNDLTKAIEINPQSHIAYNQRSSVCSAMGDYQGALEDLQKAQQLSKNI, encoded by the coding sequence ATGGCCAATGACAATGCCAAACATATTGACAAGTCAAATCAACGAAAACTACATCGTTATTCTTCCAATTTAGTAAAGAAGGGATTAGATTTAGCTGGAAGCTTGAAAAGCAATGCCAATACACCTGAAGCGTGGAGACTAAAAGGCAATGATATTTTTCGGAGTGGCGATTTAAATGAAGCTTTAATTTGTTATAAAAAAGCTTTAGAACTGAATAATAAATATTCATTGGCATGGAATAATAGGGGGAGTGTACTCGCTGGATTAAATCGTCACCAAGAAGCTTTAAAATCATTCGAGATGGCAACTATTGCTGATCCTCAAAATGATCTTGCCTGGCAAAATATGGCTAAAGTACTTGGCAGTAAATTTCAAAATTATGAGGAGGCTATAAATTGTTTTGATAAGGTTATAGAAATTGATGATCAAAATGAACAGGCTTGGTGGCTAAGAGGAACTGACTTAGAAAAATTGAGCAGAAATGAAGAAGCTATCATTAGTTATAAAAAAGCAATTAGTATTAACCCCAAAAACTGGAGTCCATGGCTTAACTTAGGGAATTTATTCAATAAAATGCAAAAATATAGCGATGCTTTAGAATGCTACGAGTCGATCTTAAATATCTCAAAAAAAGACATAGAACAAAACGAAATTTTAGCCAAATGCTATAGAGAAGAAGGAATTTTGATGCTTAAAGGGACTGTTCTAGTTCACTTAGGACGTACTGAAGAAGCACTTGCTAGTTATCAAAAGGCCCTCCAATTTATCCCTAATGAATACGAAGCTTTACTTTCGTATCTAGCAGGTCATCAATTATTTAAGCTAGGACAACATAAAGAAGCTATTGACTACTTTGATAAAGCTATAAGTCTTGATCCAAGTAATTCTGACGCTTTGATTAATAAAAGTCGAATTCTCTTAAATTTAAGCAACTATGGTGAAGCTATTAACTGTATCCAAAAAGTCATCGAGGCTGACCCTTTCAACAATAAGGCTTATGTGGTACGAGGGTTGATCTATTTTGACCTGGGCAATAAAGTTCAAGCAACTAAAGATTTAGAAAATATTGATCAATCTCTAAGGGAAGACTTTGATGTAGACAAACTTTTATGGATCAGAGGCTGTGCTTATTTTGATATAGGAAATATTGAGAGAGCAGTAGATGATATTGATGATGCATTAAATATAAATCCTAATCTTGTGGAAGCTCTGCTTTCAAGAAGTTTTATAATGCAGAGTTTAAATCATTATAAGGAGGCAGTAAATGATCTTACAAAAGCTATAGAAATTAATCCTCAAAGTCATATCGCTTACAATCAACGTAGCTCAGTGTGCTCGGCAATGGGTGATTATCAAGGGGCGCTAGAAGACCTACAAAAAGCGCAGCAACTTTCTAAAAATATTTAA
- a CDS encoding J domain-containing protein: MTITMDDLTIYTSPEEAELAAKKAELGALESELAENELKLATFQAELHGFEQQYLGLIGSRYTELERVEAQITEYMDYLESSRNFKPSDGLKKLYREVAKRVHPDLATDEVERVKRQDLMAAANQAYEEGDEQRLREILASWESDPHSVQGEGVAAELIRVIRQIAQCRSRLVAISRDMEALKQTELFELKEQVEQAQQSGQDLLAEMAKHLDEQIAEAQDRLQDLKEQLGV; encoded by the coding sequence ATGACTATTACGATGGATGACCTTACCATCTATACGAGTCCAGAAGAAGCAGAGTTGGCGGCAAAAAAAGCTGAACTTGGAGCTTTAGAGTCAGAATTAGCGGAAAATGAGCTTAAATTGGCGACTTTTCAAGCTGAGTTGCATGGTTTTGAACAGCAATATTTGGGATTAATCGGCAGTCGTTATACGGAACTGGAACGTGTTGAAGCGCAAATTACGGAGTACATGGACTACCTGGAGTCATCCCGTAATTTTAAACCTTCGGATGGTTTGAAAAAGTTATATCGAGAGGTGGCTAAGCGTGTTCATCCAGATTTAGCAACGGATGAAGTGGAAAGAGTCAAACGACAGGATTTGATGGCCGCGGCAAATCAGGCTTATGAAGAAGGCGATGAGCAACGGTTACGGGAAATTTTGGCTAGTTGGGAATCTGATCCTCATTCAGTCCAAGGAGAAGGAGTTGCAGCAGAGTTAATTCGGGTGATTCGTCAGATTGCCCAGTGTCGTTCTCGGTTAGTGGCAATTAGTCGAGATATGGAAGCGTTAAAGCAAACGGAACTTTTTGAATTAAAAGAGCAAGTGGAGCAAGCACAGCAGTCTGGACAAGATCTTTTAGCAGAAATGGCAAAACATCTAGATGAGCAAATTGCTGAAGCTCAAGACCGTTTACAGGATTTAAAAGAACAATTAGGAGTTTGA
- the ispD gene encoding 2-C-methyl-D-erythritol 4-phosphate cytidylyltransferase — MHLLIPAAGSGKRMGSGQNKLLLNVLGQPLLSWTMKAALASQSIEWIGIMGQAYDFPAFEALLAPLHSPKPVQLITGGETRQQSVFNGMQALPQQAKFVLIHDGARCLATPDLFDRCTEALHHCQGLIAAMPVKDTIKIVDSDGWITDTPDRQNLWGAQTPQGFDVTLLKACHEKGKQEGWEVTDDAALLEKCGQPVKIVPGEDTNLKITTLVDLAIAEFILGQRLAKSA, encoded by the coding sequence ATGCATTTACTAATTCCAGCGGCGGGTTCCGGCAAACGGATGGGGAGCGGTCAAAATAAGTTACTTTTAAACGTTCTGGGGCAACCGCTATTGAGTTGGACAATGAAAGCGGCATTGGCGTCCCAGTCCATTGAGTGGATTGGCATTATGGGCCAAGCCTACGATTTTCCGGCTTTTGAAGCTTTATTAGCACCGCTCCATTCTCCTAAACCGGTGCAGTTAATCACGGGGGGAGAAACCCGACAACAATCGGTGTTTAACGGTATGCAGGCTCTACCCCAACAGGCAAAATTCGTCCTCATCCACGACGGTGCCCGTTGTTTGGCTACGCCGGATTTGTTTGATCGTTGCACAGAAGCCCTCCACCATTGCCAAGGGCTAATTGCCGCCATGCCGGTAAAGGACACCATCAAAATAGTGGACTCGGACGGTTGGATTACTGACACCCCCGATCGCCAAAATTTGTGGGGAGCCCAAACACCCCAGGGATTTGACGTGACTCTGCTCAAAGCTTGCCATGAAAAAGGTAAACAGGAAGGTTGGGAAGTAACGGACGATGCGGCCCTGCTAGAAAAATGTGGCCAGCCAGTGAAAATAGTGCCAGGGGAAGATACCAATTTGAAAATTACCACCCTTGTAGATTTGGCGATCGCCGAATTTATTTTGGGGCAGAGGTTGGCAAAATCTGCCTAG
- the fbp gene encoding class 1 fructose-bisphosphatase yields the protein MTVSEINIPDSLLDRDCTTLSRHVLQQLNSFGADAQDLSAIMNRIALAGKLIARRLSRAGLMADVLGFTGETNVQGESVKKMDVFANDVFISVFKQSGLVCRLASEEMENPYYIPENCPIGRYTLLYDPIDGSSNVDINLNVGSIFAIRQQQGEDLDGSASDLLTNGDQQIAAGYILYGPSTMLVYSLGSGVHSFILDPSLGEFILAQENIRIPDHGPIYSTNEGNFWQWDEALRDYTRYVHRHEGYTARYSGALVGDIHRILMQGGVFLYPGTEKNPDGKLRLLYETAPLGFLVEQAGGRASDGQKRLLDLIPSKLHQRTPAVIGSSEDVKLVESFISDHKQRQSS from the coding sequence ATGACTGTGAGCGAGATTAATATTCCTGACTCTTTACTGGACCGGGATTGCACCACCCTTTCACGCCACGTACTCCAACAACTGAATAGCTTTGGCGCCGATGCCCAGGATTTGAGTGCCATCATGAACCGCATCGCCCTGGCGGGAAAATTAATTGCCCGTCGTCTCAGTCGAGCCGGACTCATGGCCGATGTGTTGGGCTTCACCGGAGAAACCAACGTTCAGGGGGAATCGGTGAAAAAAATGGACGTCTTTGCCAATGATGTTTTCATTTCCGTCTTTAAGCAGAGCGGTCTGGTCTGCCGTTTAGCTTCAGAGGAGATGGAAAACCCCTACTATATTCCTGAAAATTGCCCCATCGGCCGCTATACCCTGCTCTACGACCCCATTGACGGCTCCTCCAACGTGGACATTAACCTCAACGTCGGATCTATTTTTGCCATCCGCCAGCAGCAAGGGGAAGACCTGGACGGCAGTGCATCCGATTTATTAACTAACGGAGACCAACAAATTGCAGCCGGCTATATTCTCTACGGCCCGTCCACCATGTTGGTTTATTCCCTCGGCTCCGGGGTACATAGTTTTATCCTCGATCCTAGTTTGGGGGAATTTATTTTAGCCCAGGAGAATATTCGCATTCCCGACCACGGCCCTATCTACAGCACCAATGAAGGTAATTTTTGGCAATGGGATGAAGCCCTAAGGGATTACACCCGTTATGTTCACCGCCACGAAGGTTACACCGCCCGCTACAGTGGCGCCCTAGTGGGGGATATTCACAGGATTTTGATGCAGGGGGGAGTGTTCCTTTACCCTGGTACGGAAAAAAATCCCGATGGTAAATTGCGCTTGCTCTACGAAACAGCACCGTTGGGCTTTTTGGTGGAACAGGCTGGGGGAAGGGCCAGCGATGGGCAAAAGCGTTTACTGGATTTAATTCCCTCCAAATTACACCAGCGTACCCCCGCCGTCATTGGCAGTTCGGAAGACGTGAAGTTGGTGGAATCCTTCATCAGTGACCACAAACAACGGCAAAGTAGTTAG
- a CDS encoding sucrose-phosphate phosphatase, producing the protein MRKLLLISDLDNTWVGDQKALEALQQYLGDRRGDFYLAYATGRSYNSARELQKQVGLMEPDHWLTAVGSEIYYPQGLDQDWADYLSEHWQRDTLQAIADGFEALQPQSALEQNPWKISYHLDSEASPTVIDQLMEALEVTEIPVQVVFSSGKDVDLLPQRSNKGNATQYLQQQLAMEPAQTLVCGDSGNDIGLFETSARGVIVRNAQPELLHWYDQWGDSRHYWAQSSHAGAILEAIAHFDFFG; encoded by the coding sequence ATGCGAAAATTACTGTTAATTTCTGACCTGGATAACACCTGGGTGGGAGACCAAAAAGCCTTAGAAGCATTACAACAATACCTAGGCGATCGCCGGGGGGATTTTTATTTAGCCTATGCCACAGGGCGTTCCTACAATTCCGCTAGGGAACTACAAAAACAGGTGGGGCTGATGGAACCGGACCATTGGCTCACAGCGGTAGGGAGTGAAATTTACTATCCCCAGGGTCTAGACCAAGATTGGGCTGATTACCTTTCTGAGCATTGGCAACGGGATACACTCCAGGCGATCGCCGATGGCTTTGAAGCTCTGCAACCCCAATCTGCCCTGGAACAAAATCCCTGGAAAATTAGCTACCACCTGGATTCCGAGGCTTCTCCCACAGTTATTGACCAACTAATGGAGGCTCTGGAGGTAACGGAAATTCCGGTGCAGGTGGTTTTCAGCAGTGGCAAAGATGTTGATTTACTGCCTCAACGCAGTAATAAGGGCAACGCCACCCAGTATCTGCAACAACAGTTGGCAATGGAGCCGGCCCAAACTTTGGTCTGTGGGGACTCCGGCAATGACATTGGTTTATTTGAAACCTCCGCTCGGGGCGTCATTGTCCGCAATGCTCAACCGGAATTATTGCACTGGTATGACCAATGGGGAGATTCTCGCCATTATTGGGCCCAATCGAGCCATGCTGGCGCTATTCTAGAGGCGATCGCCCATTTCGATTTTTTTGGCTAA
- a CDS encoding STAS domain-containing protein produces MEVKEKLQIFRLTGLLDAFSEPTFRKVVSDHIEAGPAHVVLDLSTIDFIDSSGLGALVQVTKLSQNKEGSVQIVTNPRVTQTVKLVRLEKFLHLHNSLAEAIAATTEG; encoded by the coding sequence TTGGAAGTCAAGGAAAAACTGCAAATATTCCGTTTGACGGGTCTGTTGGACGCATTTTCCGAGCCTACCTTCCGTAAGGTAGTCAGTGATCACATCGAAGCGGGCCCCGCCCATGTGGTGCTGGACTTGTCCACCATTGATTTTATTGACAGCTCTGGCCTAGGAGCATTGGTGCAGGTAACCAAACTTTCCCAAAACAAAGAAGGAAGTGTGCAGATTGTCACCAACCCTAGGGTTACCCAAACGGTAAAACTAGTGCGTTTGGAAAAATTCCTCCATCTTCATAATTCCCTGGCCGAGGCGATCGCCGCTACCACTGAGGGGTAA
- a CDS encoding Mini-ribonuclease 3, whose translation MTQFSDHPLWQSPLCPTDAPPVQSLSPVALAYLGDAVFELYVRCCYLFPPRRIGDFHRRVVAQVRAEQQAQILASLLPQLTDPEKEWVRRGRNAATSTSRRANPELYQAASGLETLLGYLYLRDARRLDELLALIELPDAAPR comes from the coding sequence ATGACCCAGTTTAGTGATCATCCCCTTTGGCAATCCCCCCTGTGCCCCACCGATGCTCCTCCAGTGCAGTCCCTATCCCCCGTTGCCCTGGCCTACCTGGGAGACGCGGTTTTTGAACTTTATGTCCGTTGCTGTTATCTGTTTCCCCCCCGTCGTATAGGGGATTTTCACCGTCGGGTGGTGGCCCAGGTGCGGGCTGAACAACAGGCCCAGATATTAGCCTCCCTTTTACCCCAATTAACCGATCCAGAAAAGGAATGGGTACGTCGGGGTCGTAATGCCGCCACATCGACTTCCCGGCGGGCCAACCCCGAACTGTACCAGGCCGCCAGCGGATTAGAAACTCTTTTAGGTTATTTATACCTCAGGGATGCCCGTCGATTAGATGAACTATTAGCCTTAATTGAACTGCCCGACGCTGCCCCCCGTTAG